AGCAGCGTGCGCGCGCCGAGCGCCTGGATCTCTTTGATCGCGTCGGCCGCCCCAGCCCTCGGAACGTCCGCGGCGGCGAGGACCGCGCCGGGCTGTCCGTCGATCGTCGCGACGAGGGTCGTCCTCCCTTCGGCCTGGTGGTGCGCGAGCATCCCGTCCCCGAGACCCGCGAACCCGTGCGCGCGAGCGAGCGCGGCGTTGCCGACCCAGATGTCATGTCCGTCCACCACGGCATGGACGCCGCTGCCCGCGATCGCCTCGAAGGTCTCGGGCTCGCGTAGCTCGAGTCCTTTTGCGCGCGCGTGCTCGACGAGGGCGGCGGCGAGCGGATGCTCCGACTGGACCTCCGCGCTCGCGATGAGCCGCAGCGTTTCCTCCTCGCCGATGTCCGCGCAGGTCACCCAGTCCACGACCTCGGGCCGCCCGACGGTGAGCGTGCCGGTCTTGTCAAAGGCGACGACGTCGATCTTCTCCGCCATCCCGAGAGCCTGCGCGCTCTTGATGAGGATGCCGCGCGTCACGCCACGGCCGGTGCCCACCATGATCGCGGTCGGCGTCGCGAGCCCGAGCGCGCAGGGACAGGCGATGATGAGGACCGCGATGAACGCGGTGACCGCATAGGCGAAGTGCGGCTCGGGACCGTAGACCCACCACGCGAACGCCGCGGCGGTCGCCACCCCGAGCACGACCGGGACGAACACCAACGCGACGCGGTCGACGAGACGCTGGATCGGCGCCTCCGAACCCTGCGCCTCCTCCACCAGCCGCACGATCTGCGCGAGGGCCGTGTCGGCGCCGACACGCGTCGCGCGGAAGCGCAGCGTGCCCCTCGTGTTCATCGTCCCGCCAGCCACATCGTCACCCGCGCCCTTCTCCACCGGCATCGACTCGCCCGTGAGCATCGCTTCGTCGACAGCAGAGTCGCCGGCGATGACGAGGCCATCGGTCGCGATCGTTTCGCCGGGCCGAACGATGACGACGTCGCCGACCTGGAGCTCATCGATCGGCACGTCCTCTTCAAGTCCGCCCGGACGTCGCACGCGGGCCGGCTTCGCGCCGAGCGCGAGCGGGCCACGGATCGCATCCGAGGCGTGAGCGCGAGCGCGCGCTTCCAGGTAGCGACCGGCGAGTACGAGAGTGACGATCGCGGACGCGGTCCCGTAATAGAGGTATTGATCCGGCTCGAGCGCCGCGCCCAGGAAGATCTGCGGTAGGAACGTCGCGACGACCGAGATCCCGTACGCGGCGGTCGTCCCGACGACGATGAGCGTGTTCATGTTCACTTGCCGATGCCGGGCCGCGCCCCACGCGTTCGCATAGAAGGGCGCGGCTGCCCAGAGCTGCACCGGCGTCGCGAGCGCGAACATCAGGTACGCGCGCCACGGCTCGGGCTGGATCCCGCCGATCACGAGATCGGCCATCCAGACGATCATCACGAGCGAGCCAAGGACGGCCGCGATGATGAGACGGCGTCGTAGCGATACGACCTGCGCGCGCCGCGCCCCGCGCTCGCGGTCTTCGACGACGGCGCGGTCCTTCCGATCACCGCTGAGTGCGAGCGCGCCGTAACCCGCGCGCTGGACCGCGCGCACCAGCGCGGGAAGATCCGCACGCGTCGGGTCGAGCTGCACGCTCGCGTGCTCGGTCGCGAGATGGACGTCAGCGCTCTTCACACCGCTCACGCCGCGCAGCGCCGACTCGACGTTGGCGACGCACGACGCGCAGGTCATCCCGGTGATCGCCAGGTCGCGGCGGTCGAGGGTCGCCACCCCCTCCCCAGGGGGATGGGTAGTGGTTGTCACCTTACAAGTTTAAGGAGGTGCTGACCCCGTGGGGCCATCTAGAGCAACGCGCCGCAGCGCGGACACCGTCCGGCCCGCTCGGACGCGCCGGCGCCGCAGGAGCGGCACAGGAGCATCCCTGTGGCGTCCGTGGGTCGTGCGGCGGCTTTCCTGCTCGAAGGCGGCGTCGAAGCGCCCGCGTGCCCTGAAGTCCTCGCGGCTGCGGCCAGCGCCGGCCAGGGTCCCAAGGACGGCGACGCCGACCACCAGCAGCCCGAACCAGATGACGTCCGTCAGCGGTCTCCGGCGCTCGCCCGGAGCGACCGTGCGATGGCGCGGATCAGCTCCACGTCGTTCAGCCCGGTGTCCACATCCCGCGCGTACGGGCGCAGGCGATCCGCGAGCTGTTTTGCGACGCGCGCGCGGTGGTCAGGGGCGAGCTTCGCTTCGCGCGCAACGAACTCGCGCACCAGGCGCTGCGCCTCACCAGGGAGCCCACGGACCTCGACCTGCGCGCCGGCGCCGAGCGGCGTCACCGTCCGAAGCGAGAAGTAGTCGAGCCGCGGTCGCGGCGCGCGCACCACGAACGTGCCCGCGGCGAGATCACCGAGACGCTGCGAGCGCGGCGACACCACGATCGCCAGCAGCCCGAAGCCATAGAAACCTGGAAGGAAATCGACGACGCGGATGAGGTTGCGGACCAGCACGGCGATGAAGCCCGCGGGCGCGCCGTCGTCGGCGATGACGCGAAGCCCGAACATGCGCTTCCCGATCGTCTGTCCGTTGCCGAGCCACTCGAGAAGGATGAAGTAGCTCCACGCGATCGCGAACGTGAGGAGCAGCGCGAT
This region of Candidatus Limnocylindria bacterium genomic DNA includes:
- a CDS encoding heavy metal translocating P-type ATPase, with product MTTTTHPPGEGVATLDRRDLAITGMTCASCVANVESALRGVSGVKSADVHLATEHASVQLDPTRADLPALVRAVQRAGYGALALSGDRKDRAVVEDRERGARRAQVVSLRRRLIIAAVLGSLVMIVWMADLVIGGIQPEPWRAYLMFALATPVQLWAAAPFYANAWGAARHRQVNMNTLIVVGTTAAYGISVVATFLPQIFLGAALEPDQYLYYGTASAIVTLVLAGRYLEARARAHASDAIRGPLALGAKPARVRRPGGLEEDVPIDELQVGDVVIVRPGETIATDGLVIAGDSAVDEAMLTGESMPVEKGAGDDVAGGTMNTRGTLRFRATRVGADTALAQIVRLVEEAQGSEAPIQRLVDRVALVFVPVVLGVATAAAFAWWVYGPEPHFAYAVTAFIAVLIIACPCALGLATPTAIMVGTGRGVTRGILIKSAQALGMAEKIDVVAFDKTGTLTVGRPEVVDWVTCADIGEEETLRLIASAEVQSEHPLAAALVEHARAKGLELREPETFEAIAGSGVHAVVDGHDIWVGNAALARAHGFAGLGDGMLAHHQAEGRTTLVATIDGQPGAVLAAADVPRAGAADAIKEIQALGARTLLISGDTPRTAEAIAKKLGIDDVRAEVWPEQRAKIVADLQEQGHRVAMVGDGVSDAPALARADLGIAIGCGTDVAIATTEIVLVSGDPRGVPRSLRLARRTVSTIRQNLFWAFFYNVALIPLAAGALYPFTGWSLSPVLAAAAVAVSFVTVVSNSLRLRTVSIDK
- a CDS encoding RDD family protein, with amino-acid sequence MAVSLGRLEVETADHVVLRYDLAGGGNRGFAALVDFVLATLIFIGAFFMFSLFAGAVGFQSAGPYFGIALLLTFAIAWSYFILLEWLGNGQTIGKRMFGLRVIADDGAPAGFIAVLVRNLIRVVDFLPGFYGFGLLAIVVSPRSQRLGDLAAGTFVVRAPRPRLDYFSLRTVTPLGAGAQVEVRGLPGEAQRLVREFVAREAKLAPDHRARVAKQLADRLRPYARDVDTGLNDVELIRAIARSLRASAGDR